The genome window CTGGTTATCCTGAACAAACAGGCACCGCCCTTGTCTACGTGGAACGAACACTCCTTCCCAAATTCAAATACCCCTCGCTCCTTTAAAGCGGCTTCATCTACACCACCCGGTGTAAATTCCAGAGACAGACGAACCTCACCCTCATATATGACCTCAGCTTTGGTCGGCGTCACCGTCATTTCATCAGCCACGTACTTGGGCCATCCCCAGACGACACCCATATAGCACATCAGCAGATTTGGCACCGGCACGCTTATCACTAACCAGGCCTCCTTGCCATCGGGACACATAGCCTTGACCGTCACCCGGCCTTCCTGAAAGCGCGTTATCGGGTTGGAACGATTGAAGTCCCACAGTGATACTCCCACCTCAGGCTTCTCCGGCATTGACAGCGGCGGGTATATAAATGAACGGTACAGTTCCAGGTCAACTGGCTCAACCATAATAGAGATGCCGGCTGACCCAATTCCAGCCTTAATTTGCTCCTCGAGCTTCTCCGGCGAAAGCTTAGATACTGCTCCAGGGCCAGCACCCCAGTTGATGAGCTCATCCCGGGTAGGGTCGGCAATAAATGCCCCGGTTACGTCCATT of Dehalococcoidales bacterium contains these proteins:
- a CDS encoding acetoacetate decarboxylase family protein encodes the protein MDVTGAFIADPTRDELINWGAGPGAVSKLSPEKLEEQIKAGIGSAGISIMVEPVDLELYRSFIYPPLSMPEKPEVGVSLWDFNRSNPITRFQEGRVTVKAMCPDGKEAWLVISVPVPNLLMCYMGVVWGWPKYVADEMTVTPTKAEVIYEGEVRLSLEFTPGGVDEAALKERGVFEFGKECSFHVDKGGACLFRITSRGGESYKVAEWQAGMVKVYMRPEDPWAGLIPANSVVPGVYQRFLATGGSDYLWQKVKG